In the Chroococcidiopsis sp. SAG 2025 genome, one interval contains:
- the ggt gene encoding gamma-glutamyltransferase, with amino-acid sequence MTAFSNGIVTTPHYLASQAGLEILQQGGNAVDAAIAAAATLTVVYPHMNSLGGDNFWLIYNAKERELKGLNASGRAGEKATIDFYQSQGYDRIPFRGYLSANTVPGAVSGWDLAYKYAQATINNSLPWQQLFASAIKFSAAGFPTSQNQERWTQISIDEEKEFFNLQRFSGFRQIYLKSDGTIYQTGEIFEQPHLAKSLVAIASQGATEFYQGAIARRIVADLQENGGILTLQDFAEHTANWVEPISVNYRDYIAYNLPPNTQGIASLSILNILNNFDVTSFGEGTTDYYHLIVEATKQAFSDRDKYVSDPDFVNIPLDWLLSSERGKELAAQINLQQAANQVQPLDPKGDTIWLGVVDKDGNAVSLIQSIYYEFGSGIVAGDTGILLQNRGCFFSLDPQHINSLQPKKRTFQTLNPAMLLQNRKPYLVYGTMGGEGQPQTQAAIATRIVDFGFNVEEAISAPRWLQGRTWGVATNELKIEGRVSAEIVRELSDRGHSVKVVEDYTDVMGHAGAILIDAETNIKYGAADPRSDGAAVGY; translated from the coding sequence ATGACTGCATTTAGTAACGGCATAGTCACAACTCCTCATTATCTTGCTTCCCAAGCGGGTTTAGAGATACTTCAGCAAGGGGGAAATGCCGTAGATGCCGCGATCGCTGCTGCTGCTACGCTAACAGTAGTTTATCCCCATATGAATAGTTTGGGTGGCGATAATTTTTGGTTAATTTATAATGCCAAAGAGCGAGAATTAAAAGGTTTGAATGCTAGCGGTCGAGCGGGAGAAAAGGCAACAATTGATTTTTATCAGTCTCAAGGTTATGACAGAATTCCTTTTAGAGGTTATTTATCTGCAAATACCGTACCTGGAGCAGTATCTGGCTGGGATTTAGCCTATAAATACGCTCAAGCAACCATAAATAATTCTTTACCTTGGCAGCAACTTTTTGCTTCTGCAATTAAGTTTTCTGCAGCTGGTTTTCCAACCTCTCAAAATCAAGAACGCTGGACTCAAATAAGTATTGATGAAGAGAAAGAGTTTTTTAATTTACAAAGATTCTCTGGTTTTCGGCAGATCTATTTGAAATCTGATGGAACAATTTACCAAACAGGTGAAATATTTGAACAACCGCACTTAGCTAAAAGTTTAGTAGCAATCGCCTCTCAAGGTGCAACAGAATTTTATCAAGGGGCAATTGCCCGAAGGATAGTTGCAGATTTACAGGAGAATGGAGGAATCTTAACTCTGCAAGATTTTGCGGAACATACTGCTAACTGGGTAGAACCAATTTCAGTCAATTATCGCGATTATATCGCTTATAACTTACCACCCAACACTCAAGGAATTGCTTCTTTATCGATTTTAAATATCTTAAATAATTTCGATGTAACAAGTTTTGGAGAAGGAACGACAGATTACTATCATTTGATTGTAGAAGCAACCAAACAAGCATTTAGCGATCGCGATAAATATGTAAGCGATCCTGACTTTGTAAATATTCCTTTAGATTGGCTACTATCTTCAGAACGCGGTAAAGAACTGGCAGCACAGATTAACTTGCAGCAAGCCGCTAACCAAGTACAACCTCTCGATCCAAAAGGCGATACAATTTGGTTGGGAGTCGTGGATAAAGATGGTAACGCCGTCTCTTTAATTCAAAGTATTTACTACGAATTTGGTTCGGGTATAGTTGCAGGTGATACAGGCATTTTATTACAAAACAGAGGCTGTTTTTTCTCCTTAGATCCGCAGCATATAAATTCTTTACAACCTAAAAAACGTACTTTTCAGACGTTAAACCCTGCCATGTTATTGCAAAATCGCAAACCGTATTTAGTCTACGGTACGATGGGAGGAGAAGGACAACCTCAAACTCAAGCTGCGATCGCAACTCGAATTGTCGATTTTGGTTTTAATGTCGAAGAGGCAATTTCTGCACCAAGATGGTTGCAAGGACGTACTTGGGGAGTTGCTACCAATGAACTTAAAATTGAAGGTAGAGTCTCAGCAGAGATTGTTCGAGAATTAAGCGATCGCGGTCACTCTGTTAAAGTTGTTGAAGATTATACAGATGTGATGGGACACGCTGGGGCGATTTTAATCGACGCTGAAACTAATATAAAATACGGTGCTGCCGATCCGAGAAGTGATGGCGCTGCTGTAGGGTATTAA
- a CDS encoding helix-turn-helix domain-containing protein — MTVLELKKAYIKMSKKQNTPVKLSAAAKDVRSIEQLNRLFNEGTSQPRLIGSNGEEIFLPESVYQALRQVVSAMATGQAVSLIPEDCEMTTQEAAELLNVSRPYLIKLLEEGKIPFITVGKHRRIRSQDLMEYKKGRDSQRRKNLRELTNFLQSEGYYEYNIKDSDCEE, encoded by the coding sequence GTGACAGTATTAGAGCTTAAGAAAGCTTATATAAAGATGTCGAAAAAACAAAACACTCCTGTAAAACTATCTGCCGCAGCAAAAGATGTACGCTCAATTGAGCAACTGAATCGCTTATTCAACGAGGGAACATCACAGCCACGACTAATAGGAAGTAATGGAGAAGAAATTTTTCTGCCTGAATCTGTCTATCAAGCACTGCGCCAAGTTGTAAGCGCAATGGCAACTGGACAAGCTGTGTCCTTGATTCCTGAAGATTGCGAAATGACTACACAAGAAGCCGCCGAGCTACTTAACGTATCGCGCCCTTACCTGATTAAACTATTAGAAGAAGGAAAAATACCTTTTATTACAGTAGGTAAGCATCGACGAATTCGTTCTCAAGACTTGATGGAATACAAGAAAGGAAGAGACTCTCAGCGTCGGAAAAACCTTCGCGAACTAACTAATTTTCTTCAATCAGAAGGCTACTATGAATACAATATAAAAGATTCTGACTGTGAAGAGTAA
- a CDS encoding PIN domain-containing protein translates to MTQSVLLDSCVIFPMPLSDTLLRAAEADLYRIHYSQEILDGATRNLIKKGKMTPEKAVRFQQQIIKTFPEGLVQVPEALISVMTNHAGDRHVLAAAIAAKAEVIVTTNLKHFRPKDLESWNIEAQHPDTFLMNLCEVYGENSLIELLWEQAEDCKKPPMTIIELLNKISHQTPNFASEILFSEYSQDIEEIARQALAQFGTKSRDGSCFLEGENYRLNLQKGCLTIVDKLGRGEILKSKNGIIEGKFLVKDIERFQVFAKEIEQS, encoded by the coding sequence GTGACTCAATCGGTACTTTTAGATTCTTGTGTGATTTTTCCCATGCCTTTATCTGACACGCTACTGCGTGCTGCTGAAGCAGATTTATACCGCATTCACTACTCCCAAGAAATTTTAGACGGTGCAACGCGGAACTTAATAAAAAAGGGAAAAATGACACCAGAGAAAGCAGTTCGCTTTCAGCAACAGATTATAAAAACTTTTCCCGAAGGGTTGGTTCAAGTTCCTGAAGCTTTAATAAGTGTGATGACTAATCACGCTGGAGATCGTCATGTTTTGGCTGCTGCTATAGCTGCAAAAGCTGAAGTTATTGTCACGACTAATCTGAAGCATTTTCGTCCAAAAGATTTAGAATCTTGGAATATTGAAGCACAGCACCCAGATACTTTTTTGATGAATCTTTGCGAGGTTTACGGTGAGAATTCACTAATTGAATTACTTTGGGAACAAGCTGAAGATTGTAAAAAACCACCGATGACTATTATTGAATTACTTAACAAAATCAGTCATCAAACTCCAAACTTTGCTAGTGAAATCTTATTCTCTGAATATAGCCAAGATATAGAAGAAATTGCCAGACAAGCTTTAGCTCAATTTGGCACTAAATCAAGAGATGGGAGTTGCTTTTTAGAAGGAGAAAACTACAGACTTAACCTTCAAAAAGGTTGCTTGACAATAGTTGATAAATTAGGTCGAGGCGAGATATTAAAATCGAAAAATGGTATAATTGAAGGAAAATTTTTAGTAAAGGATATTGAGAGATTTCAAGTATTTGCTAAAGAAATAGAGCAAAGTTAA
- a CDS encoding isopenicillin N synthase family dioxygenase: MSKQSELATNNQKFIPVIDLQAFRSGDRSQRQAIVEQVYQACHEIGFLYIKNPGISTNLIRRLFIQSQQFFNLPFETKAQIAWLDESHNSGYVGIGRERLDPSQPGDLKEALNLNLKSLTQNLEFSAEFRNCVLDFWKACVQVTDTVLQTFALALQIPEDFFIANHNEQAHTLRLLHYPPLQQTPKAGQVRAGEHSDYGSITLLFQDDIGGLEVQTKDGEWLAAPAISDTIIVNTGDLMQRWTNHVFCSTKHRVAIPLDERIKRSRYSIAFFCHPNDDTEVACLPGCCTDRVAIYPSISAKDYLISRLQATY; the protein is encoded by the coding sequence ATGTCTAAGCAAAGCGAATTGGCGACCAATAATCAGAAATTCATTCCAGTTATTGATTTGCAAGCGTTTAGAAGTGGCGATCGCTCACAAAGACAAGCTATAGTCGAACAAGTTTATCAAGCTTGTCACGAAATTGGATTTTTGTATATCAAAAACCCAGGTATTTCTACCAATCTAATTCGCCGACTATTTATACAATCTCAACAATTTTTCAATCTTCCATTTGAAACAAAAGCTCAAATAGCGTGGTTAGATGAATCTCATAATAGCGGTTATGTGGGTATAGGAAGGGAACGTCTCGATCCGAGTCAGCCAGGAGATTTAAAAGAAGCTTTAAACTTAAATTTAAAATCTCTAACTCAAAATTTAGAATTTAGTGCTGAATTTCGCAATTGTGTATTAGATTTCTGGAAAGCTTGCGTACAAGTAACAGATACGGTTTTACAAACTTTTGCGTTGGCTTTACAAATTCCAGAAGACTTTTTTATTGCCAATCATAACGAACAAGCTCATACTTTGAGATTACTACACTACCCACCATTACAACAAACTCCAAAAGCAGGACAAGTAAGGGCGGGAGAACATTCTGATTATGGTAGTATTACTTTGTTATTTCAAGATGATATTGGTGGATTAGAAGTACAAACCAAAGATGGAGAATGGCTTGCAGCTCCAGCAATTTCCGATACGATAATTGTAAATACTGGAGATTTAATGCAACGGTGGACTAATCATGTTTTTTGTTCTACCAAACATCGAGTAGCGATTCCCTTAGATGAAAGAATAAAGCGATCGCGTTATTCGATAGCTTTTTTCTGCCATCCTAACGATGATACGGAGGTTGCTTGTCTTCCTGGTTGTTGTACGGATAGAGTAGCAATATATCCTTCTATTTCTGCCAAAGATTACTTGATTAGCCGCTTGCAGGCAACTTATTAG